One region of Candidatus Poribacteria bacterium genomic DNA includes:
- a CDS encoding DUF1565 domain-containing protein, translated as MRIVGIIGTVLCAAIFTISISSPSAGREILVPGDFPTIRAAVEAAGDGDSILVSPGTYRETILILKPNVQLHLIGKGKPILKEMIKIVDAKWVTVEGFKMIGGTDESHGGVVSQNSSLTLKDMEINGFHHGVMISNGSAEISNCRITDSFNVCVQVSYGDLLLTDSILADSGTGLILSGGGVMLIKGNSFIGNEIGVQCVDSAPVLRRNLIKGNGYGLMSIDARPNLGSEDDFGENSLIANEVHIHNQGAKAISAIGNYWGDPGGPSPKSIEGKVLFKPWLTNDPLGDMGLRKEDKITLLWAEVKINSSP; from the coding sequence ATGAGGATCGTTGGCATCATAGGCACAGTTTTATGCGCGGCGATTTTCACCATCTCGATCTCATCCCCATCAGCCGGACGTGAGATCCTCGTGCCGGGCGATTTCCCCACTATCCGTGCCGCCGTCGAGGCCGCCGGGGACGGCGATTCGATCCTGGTATCCCCTGGAACCTATAGAGAGACCATCTTGATCCTCAAACCCAACGTGCAGCTACATCTGATCGGCAAGGGCAAACCGATATTGAAGGAGATGATCAAGATCGTGGACGCCAAGTGGGTTACCGTTGAGGGGTTTAAGATGATCGGAGGCACCGACGAGAGCCATGGCGGAGTCGTCTCTCAGAACTCCTCCCTCACCTTAAAGGATATGGAGATCAACGGCTTTCATCACGGCGTGATGATCTCAAACGGATCGGCCGAGATCTCCAACTGCCGTATAACCGATAGCTTTAACGTCTGCGTCCAGGTATCCTACGGCGATTTGCTTTTAACCGACTCGATCCTCGCCGACAGCGGGACGGGTCTCATACTTTCCGGTGGAGGGGTTATGCTCATCAAAGGCAATTCGTTCATCGGGAACGAGATAGGGGTTCAGTGTGTGGACTCCGCTCCCGTCCTGCGCCGTAATCTGATAAAGGGCAACGGATACGGTCTTATGAGCATAGACGCAAGACCAAATCTCGGCTCTGAGGATGATTTCGGCGAAAATTCCCTTATCGCTAACGAGGTTCACATCCATAACCAGGGTGCCAAGGCGATATCGGCGATCGGAAACTACTGGGGCGATCCGGGAGGCCCTTCCCCCAAATCGATAGAGGGGAAGGTGCTCTTCAAACCGTGGCTTACGAACGATCCGCTGGGTGATATGGGATTGAGAAAGGAGGATAAGATCACGCTCCTATGGG